The sequence CCCGTGCAATGACGAAGTCGTGACGGTTAAGCTCCGTCTCGATGACCGGTCTTGGTTAGCCATTTTCTACAGTGGTGGAGAATATAGAAGAAACCAAACCTTTTAAGAATCGTCAACGCTCTTATGAAAATCGATTTAGTTAGATGTTAACCGTCTTGTGAGATCCACACTAATCAAAGCAAACAAATGAAAAGAACAAACACGTGGAATCAACGCGCTATTACCAGCCGAATTGGTCGGGTCAACAAATCACGGGTTGGAAAAGTGAAGCTGACGAAGTTGGGGGTTAAGATTGGTTTTCTCTTTCTCGTTTGTTCGAGAGAAGGATTGACGACGGAACAGAGATTCTTTCCCGGGAAAGTGATGAGAGAAAGGGAAAGAAATGTTCTGTTAAAACGTGCAATCGGATTCTTTGATTCCGATGCCTTTTTTGCGAGTTTGggtcttctctttctttctcctttTATTTTGGGAAACTTTTTATCTTTGGTAATTTACGATTCTATCCTCGAGATTTGCGACCTAATGACGCGTGAAGCAGTGATTTGTTTCCCGTTTCGGAAAGGGTGTTATGGTCATTTGGGTATCTATGGTCATATTATTACGCACGAGTTGATTACATTCTggatttcatttaatttttattttgtagttGGGATTGTCTTTTACTCTTTTATCAATTTCTTGAGATTTCGTCTACGACAGGAATTTAAAGCTGTTTTTCCTTACATCAGACCATTTCAATCACGAGATTGAATAATGTTCAACCTCATGGTTTTGAAGAGTCtcatatatgtataataataaaCTTACCCGTTTCATATAATGTTCATAGTTTTTATTAGTTTCCTCGCTCCTCATCGTTGAATTGTCAAATTAGTTTAGTCACTCATAACGATCAACGCAACCAACCAGAGACTTCCTCATCTGAAACAAACGACGCCGTTTCTTTTATTGGGCTTACAGTAATTAGGGCCAGTAAAATCATATTTGTAACTAGGCTTACTCTAATCAGGCCCATCAAAGCCCAATTTATATCTCGTTTAGTTTCAcctgaatctctctctctctctctctctctctctctctctctctcgttgaTTCCAAAATCCACAGCAATGGCGACTTCAATAGCTCGATTCTCTCGAAGAGCTCTAACTCCCAACCCGATCCGTCGCTTCTTCGCCACTTCCGCGGCGCTCGCGACGAACACGGAGGCGCCGAAGCCAAAACTGACTGTATCACCGTCGCCGGATCGTGCGAAATGGGACTACAGAGGACAGAGGCAGATCATCCCTCTGGGACAGTGGCTTCCCAAGGTAGCCGTCGACGCCTACGTGGCGCCCAACGTGGTATTAGCCGGTCAGGTCACGGTCTGGGACGGCTCTTCCGTGTGGAACGGCGCCGTTTTGCGAGGCGATCTCAACAAGATCACTTTGGGGTTTTGCGCGAATGTTCAGGAACGGTGTGTTGTCCACGCCGCGTGGTCTTCACCAACAGGTTGTTGTTCTCTTTGAGTTACTTACACATTGTCTTTTGCTTGAAGGGTCTCGTTTCTGTGTTTAGCTTCTTTGAGGCTGTGTTTGTGATAGGAAATGAAGAATCTTTACTGACTACATATGCTTGAGCTTAGGTTCGAGAGTTCAATAGAGTAGCTAAACACACGGTAGATACATGATGGATCATCTTGTGTGTATATGTGATAGGAAATGAAGAATCTTTACTGACTATATATGCTTGAGCTTAGTATTGAGAGTTGAATAGAGTAGCTAAACACACGGTAGGTACATGATGGATCATCTTGTGTAGCATACCTAGTAGTTATTTGGGGACAATGTTGAAGTAAAGGTTATGACTTTTTGAGAGGATTATGCAAAGGATTTGGCTTTCTGACTAGAATAGAATTATATGATGATTAAAGTCAAGAGCTTGGCTGTTTGCTCCAAGTTTTGAGGCAATGGGTCAGTGTTATAGAGggactagtttttttttattaggctCTCTGCTATGTAGGAATGTATTTGGACTTGAGGACACACTAGCAGTATCTATTGTCACTATAGGTCTACTTCTTGTCAAGGGCCAGAGCATGTTGTGGTTGTGTATCACCCTTTACACTATAGTCTTTTCCTGAAGATCTGACTTTTTGACATGGTGATGATTCATATTTTGATCCTACGGTTACCgtctatttttgttttttttttgctctaagtGAAAGCAGACCAGTCTGTTTTGGTTAGGATCTCTGCAATGTGGAAATGTATTTGGACTTCATCACACACTATTCAATCATGTTTTAGGTCTCTAAAGGTCTACTTGTCAAGGGGTAGAGCATGTTTTGGTTCTGTGTCACCGTTATACACTATAAAGTCTTTACCTTTATTCTGAAGTTCTGGTTTTTGATAATTATGATTCATAATTTGATTTTGGGGTTGCGGTAATTTTTCAGGATTACCAGCAGAGACGTTGATAGACAGGTACGTGACCGTGGGTGCATACAGTCTTCTAAGATCATGTACCATCGAACCAGAGTGCATCATAGGGCAACACTCGATACTAATGGAAGGTTCATTGGTCGAGACCCGGTCAATACTGGAAGCTGGTTCGGTTGTGCCACCGGGAAGAAGGATCCCATCAGGTGAGCTATGGGGAGGCAATCCAGCAAGGTTTATAAGAACGTTAACTAACGAAGAAACCTTGGAGATTTCGAAACTCGCTGTAGCCATCAACCATTTGAGCGGAGATTACTTCTCTGAGTTCTTGCCTTACTCCACTGTCTACTTAGAGGTAGAGAAGTTCAAGAAGTCCCTTGGTATCGCTGTTTAGAAGTCTCTCTAGAAGCTTTCTTTTGTGGGTTTCTTGTGCTTATGCCTTTCCCTATTGATTGCAATAAGTAGCTGAAGAAcatcaaaaacattcaaatgtttctctctttttttttttttgtttctttgtaaaCTGATGTTGGCTGGATATTGCCTGAGTGATTGATAATGGCGAGAACTTCTTGTTTTGTTGTCTATGGACAAGCTAAGATTTGcaacataaataaacaaaacaaatgaatGAAATTAAATGGTTTTCTCGTAATTTGGGTTGGACATGGCAAAGAACATTGTGAAGaaatatattcaattttttcacacaaattaagaaaataactgAAGTTCAGTTATGTTATTAATAGTTAGATATGTTTAACCAATGGCTTTTTTAGAATTGATATCAGTGTTAAAATAGACATAAAAtcgtattaaaattttaaagtgatATTTTGtctaacaataaaaaaaatgtcaaaatgacACTTTTTATCAAACAAATGAAATATGGAAATAACTACTTGAAACGTTTTACCATATCTTGGACAGAAAATGAAGTTTGTCAAACAAAAATTACGTAAATATGTTACTCAACATGGGTTACTTGAGAAATCTTTAAATCAGTTCCGTTGCATGTTGTGTCTAATCAGTTACGTACGTTAATAAACCATTTCTCATTCTATAAATACGAAGTTTCTTCACACAGCCAAACCACACAAACATCAAAgtgaaaagaagaaagaaaaagaaagagataagACTGATTAGAGAAATGGAAAGCAAATCAAGAGCTATTGCCTCCTTAGTCCTAGTTGTAGTCTTAAGTGTTGCAGGTTTGATGACTCCACCAGTTGTAGTAGCTCATGAACAACCACCTCAGTCTCCTATCAACATAGAGAAATGTTGGTCATCTATATTTAACGTCAATGGGTGCGTACTCGAGCTCTACAGATCAGTATTCTCCGGAAAATTTGGCAATGTTGGAGTCGCATGTTGCAAAGCATTTTCAACCATTGATGCTAACTGTTGGCCTCATATGTTTCCATTGAACCCGTTCTTTCCACCTCTTATCAAAGACAATTGTGCACACATTGTTCTAGAGTGAAGTAGAACATCGTTTAGCTTTAGAAAACTTTGTATTCATGTTCCAAGTCTTATGAatgtcaaataaaataaaataattgttttcgTAGAATCCATTGAAGATTGTGCTAAATTAgtaactctatttttttctcttggtcacgaatatataaaaaatattacatatgaaGACTGAACGATTTATGTATCTATTTACttgtcatttttttttgctaacatatctATGTACTTGTCTCTTGAACCAAAACGTGGgttaactatataaatataaaagctAAATTCTTAATAATAATTCAAGAAAGTGTTGTGTTGGTCTCTTTAAATTGGATTTCGTAGAAAACAGAATGTAAACTAACACATCAATCACCAGGTAAACTATGTTCTGGTACATGTAAACATGTCACGTAAATGTCGatgagtattaaaaaaaaaactagtgtaATTGTTCTTACATAACCCCTCTTGTCACGGCCTGAATCCTATAATCAAAGGTCATACAGTCATACGGACAGACTCATGTGGTCTTTGGTTGTATCCTTTTAGGCATATAATGAAAGGATTTGATTAAATGAATCCAAGAGGTTGTGTATAGTATTTTAAGCTCAACGTACATAAATGTTTTAGTGACTGATCACATAATTTAGGACTCATAAAGACCAAGACAGAACTGTTGTCGTTTTTAGTGACTGATCACATAAAAAGATATTGCATTGTTGAACTTAAGAGTAACTTTTCTTGAGGAGAAAGTTGTTGTCGCTGACCAACTCGATTCCCATGAAATATATAAGCAAAAATGGAAACATATTTCACAAAATGTGGGTTTTATGAATATATCTcatattaatatatttctttCAAAAACTGAATCGAGCTAAAACCAATGTACCGGAATAAGGGTTTTCAAGTTGGTATCATAAACGAACcaaatttgaagttatagaatGTAAGTGGGTCAATTTTTTCATAACTTTCACATCTCCCGTTTCAAAAGTCAACAAGAACACACTTGATGACTTACAGTTAAAACTCAAATTAATGTGGGAATATTTAATACATTTGAACCTGGATCGTGAGTTACAGTTTGAAaccaaatttattatttatatgttacACTTCTACTTATTAAACAAATTCTTACTTCCTGATCTATAAATTCTAGGTTTCTTCCGATATTCAAAACCATCTAAACATCTAAAGtacaaaccaaaaagaaaaatatctaaCTATAGAAAGAAAGATGGGAAGAAAATTTATTGTCTCTATGATCATAGCCATAATCCTTTGTGCTACTATTTCTGTCACTCAAAGTGAAGCTCAACTCCAGAAGCCACTGACGATTCCTGGATTTTTTGCCCCTGGTTCACCTGTTGATCTGATAAAATGTTGGTCGTCTCTCTTCAGTGTTGAAGGATGTGTACTTGAAATCTCTAAATCAATTTTCTCaggaaaatttgaaaatgttGAAGCCGCATGTTGCAAGGCATTCTCAACCTTAGACGCAAATTGTTGGCCCCATATGTTTCCATTGAATCCATTCTTTCCACCTCTTCTCAAGGACAACTGTGCTAGCATCATTCCTAACTTCTCAGCACACAATTGAAACCTTAGATTTGTAGTAGAGTATTCTCTAGCTATAAGAAGTTttatgtttaattgttttttttttggcgaaATACGAACTTATGTCTATCTTTTGACCATGAATATCCTCAATAATTTCAAATCTCTTAGTAATTATCGTTCATAAGTTTTAACTTTGATTGGGATTATGGTGACAGTAACACACAAAGATAGGAATCGAGACAGATTAAAACTGAAGAATGTGATCTAAGAAAAATCTACGTGTTAGACAGAGTCTCGGTGTGGAGGCTTTCATCAGTAAGACTAACAGAAGGTAagtcaagttaaaaaaaaaatgaagctgCGTCACATGAGACACGTTGAAAATAAGCTCATCGTTATCTTTCTTCCAGTTAGAACACAAGTGTGGGGGAAAAAACACACAAGTGTATGTGATCGAAAGATGCTTCGTTAACGTAACTATCAAAATTAATATCAACGTAAACAAGTTTCCTGTAAGGACTTACGTTTTATACTGCGACTGAGTTCGTACAATTCTTGATGCCTTAATATGAActacccgcacgcccgtgcgggtgtattttttttgaaaatatgatgctatttgatttttatgtcactatttaggattgagcaaaaaactcgaattcgaatAATCAAACCGATttcaatccgaataagtagtactaaattcgaaccggaattgattaaatatctgaattattcaaaattttggtatttgaagaactgaaacctaatccgatccgaatcgaagtattttgggtatccaaaatagatttatatacttatatatattaattatttttagatttaataaatataaaaatatccatgatatatatgatacttttaagttcacATAAattcttgaaaatatatacaaataatcaaacgtaaatatcttaaatatttaaaaaatactcaatactccaaaaatacttaaataattattaattctctatccaaatatttaaaccaaacctatttaaattggttatccaaatccgaaccaaatcctcaaagatctgaactgaacacgaaatcccaaaaagacccgaaaacgaacccgaacgctcatccctaatcactattatatatatatattctatatgtgtcatcataggttacaaaatatgtgttatcatataattaatcttattttatatgtaccatcaaataagttttcttataattaataatattttatacgtacattcatataaataatcacatatattatattttaaaatttaatgtgaaatataaaaaccataatttaagttagtgtttgaaattgggctttgtaatgtattttttttatatatattgaaaacatttttataatagttattggaaaatatgctagtaaaatcaaaatttgaatgaatttttgatataaatcaattttaaattattattttgatttgaatatatatatcaagtaacatagacacattactttttaatataatggaATGAAATTCCAATATTTTTAGTAgtataagcccattattttttttctaacttactgctatccatgtttccaaacattactatttttttaactactatccatattgccaaacaatctcaatgtgtactttaactttaataatatagatattataagtTTCTGAAATAAAGTCGAATTTGAAATTACATTAAATGGAAATTTATACAACTATACTGTATGATCTgaacaaatttaaatttataaaccatACCAAgtcataattaattaaaatatttaattataataaaaataaaaatgatcaaaatttactattatttaatataatatgtaaatacagtttatgttatttaaaaataatagtttataaattactccaaaaaaattatctatagattttaaaacttataataaaagTTAATATCTAAATAGTAATTAGTTTTACCTATAATTTTGAACTGATTTAATATTATGGAtgatttttcattttacatACTCTACAGCCTAAATAATAAAGATGTaggaatttttaatatatatatatatatatgatgttttaaaacatatatatatatatatatagttttttgtaacttttgataataaaaaaaactgctGACAAAAGAAAACACTAATTATGACTGGCAAAAATTAGTATAATTTTGATGtaatctttaaattttaaaaataaagttacatCATGATTTGTAAAGTTtgatgatttaaaaataaataaagctaaaaGGTAAGATAAAAGGCTGATTTGAAATTATGTTAAAAATGGAAGTATATACTATATAGTTTGAACAaaattaaatgtatatataaactaaaccaaagattaaaaaaacaaatatatagtcATAGATGATAAGGGTTTTAGCCAGAGCTCCTTTTTATTGCTAAGAAATTGTTTTAGCCAGAGctcctttttaataataaaaaggcataataaatgtttattatatttttttaccaaaaaaatgtttattaaatttattcaaaagttAACAATAATTAATGTGAATGAATTGATAAGCATCTAAGTAAAATGTAGCAAATTAGCAATTCACTCAAACATTGATTATCTTTATTCAATAACTTAGCATTTCACTAAAACACTAATGATCTTTATTCAATTTAGAACAATGCACGTAACCCTCTCCATGTACATCTATATAAAAAGAAGAGAACCTTAGCCTTTGTCATCGTCACTTAACAATCTAAATCACTTGTAAACGAGAAAGAAAATATGAAGCTTATCTTCTCTGTCGCTCTCGGAGTCATTGCATCTTGTATGCatctctctctttcctttttttaataACCAAAAGTTTACACATACCTCGTGCATGATACTATTTTCTATACATttacaagaaaacatatataaatgatcATTATTTTCAAACTATAATGAAACATCATTTTCTGATGAGTTGAGTTATtggtaatttattttgtttcgtTATTGAAACTGTTGTGTGTGTTGGTTGTGAAGGTTGTGCGAGAGAGATGCCGAATAAGTTCCCCCAATCTTGTTATAAGACTCCTCTGCCGCCACCACTGATGGATGAAGCAAGAGAGCTGTCCACGGAAGAAATTATGTTCCCCCCATCTTGCTATAAGACTCCTCCACCGCCATCACCGATGGATGAAGCAAGAGAGCTGTCCACGGAAGAAATCATGTTCCCCCCACCTTGTTATAAGACTATTCCACCGCCACCACCGGTGGATGAAGCAAGAGAGCTGTCCACGGAAGAAATCATGTTCCCCCCACTTTGTTATAAGACTCCTCCACCGCCACCACCGATGGATGAAGCAAGAGAGCTTTCCACAGAAGAAATCATGTTCCCCCCACCTTGTTATAAGACTCCTACACCACCACCACCGATGGATGAAGCAAGAGAGATCTCCACAGAAGAAATCATGTTCCCCCCATAAGACTCCTCCACCGCCACCAACAATGCAAGAATACTGATTCGTCAAATACATAAATGTGATTGACAATTTGTCTTAAACTTTACCtatataatttgaaataaaaaatttcatgtGTCTTGTTCTcttgaaaacataaaagaaacaaaTGCGTTTGGATTAAGAACATGCATGCATACGAGACAACAAGATACACAGAACTAACAACGTGAAGACATCTTTCACTGCTATTTTCTTCCTTCTCCTCACCCTCCTCCACTAACAAGCTTCTTCCGATCTCACCTTGGCAGAATACACCACCAAAACGTAACTCCAGGAAGTTCTCCAAGAACGGCGAGCTATCTGCGTTTGGACAACCAAAAAGGGAGTCACTATGCGTACCTACCAGCAAAAAGAAAACCTCCAATAACTTCCTGTTTATTCAGTTTGGACATGATGTTTCTAAGCTGAGAAGATACATCACTCAGTGATGCTTCAGCCACTGTGAGGTCAGGGATGTAAACTTGAAAATGGTCACCCGTTTTGATTCCATCGCCTTTGACTGTTAGATACTGTTCATCGGCTCTGATCAAAAccaatacaaataaataaacttaaatGGGTCGAAAGGAACTGATCATTGTTCAATAAATTTAGGCGGGCTTCTAAactgaattttttatattttaaaaaatttgcggactaaaccgatttttagaacacttcATGTAATGAAACTTGTGAATATTTACCCAGTAACTTTATGAAATACAACTGAGGCCATGATCTTTGGCTTCTGATCAAAACCAACCGAGTATTATCTTCTTTTTATCACTCCAATGTAGGGATCAGCCTCAGTCTCCTATCcacatatttatttaaatgaaagcactttaaaaataaaataggaatTTAGCAGttttatatagttttcttttaattaattcatacatcacttctattttaatataatatataatgaaatttataaaaaatagcaaacaatttttatttttttgtttataattaaaattttaaataatatattaattattgtattattttattaaaaaaaaaaattttcaataAGATTTGGTTAGATTCTTTCtcaacatattttattataattaaaaataaaatttaaatctaaatttCCTCAACAGATTTATTAGATTAAAAATAATCATTATGTCATATTAAGGCATTGATTGGTAGAGCATAGCAGTATGCTGCAGGAGCTGCATGTTTGTGCTAAACTGTTTAATAAGATGATTGGTAGAGCAGTATGAGTAtgctatttaaaattattaaaaaaatagtatataatatataatatatttatttttaatgaatatatttcttatatatatatataaatatattaacatataaaattaaaaagatatataattaatttattttatttaataattttaaatatatgtttatatagaaaaatattgtattaaaataaattttataattaaaaaatatatatttttaaataatttttcaaatttaaaataattcaattatataaattaaattatattttaaatgtgaaatactatttaaaaaatattttattgttaattaaatttagaaatcaaacttttattttctggatataaataaatttatgatattattaaataaaataaatgaattaattatatatttttcttaattttataaattataaatgcaaATGCTCTTCTAAAAATTTCATATGAAAGCATTGGCCATAGAGCATTTGGAGAGCATTAGCATTTAGTAAATGCTTCTCTAAATGTTTTTCTAACAATTGTTGATTGAATAATATAGAGCATAATGCTAATGTCAATGCTCTACCAATCAAGACCTAAGTAATTAATTAAATGGTCATACTAAGACTTGTCTATAGTAGATAAGAAGTATGACTATGCTCTACCAATCAAGACCTAAGTAATTAATTAAATGGTCATACTAAGACTTGTCTATATTAGATAAAAAGTATGACTCTAAATTAATAGAGTAGatattatgaaatttataaaaatagcaaacagtttttatttttttgttttataataaaattttagataatataaatttataataatattgtattattaattataaaagtaattattgtattattttataaaaatatttaaaacttttaataaCACttggttagattttttctcagtAGATTTTCttatagttaaaaataaaatttaaatctatattttctcaacagatttgttTGACTAAAAATAATCATTATGCCATATTAAGTAATTAATCAAATAGTCTTACTAAGACTTGTCtatagtagataaaaaataagaaTCTAAATTAATAGAGTAGAAGGTAaaataaatgttatattttattttttcaaatgatAACAATGTAGTTGGCTGAAGAATCCGCATGAATCGGATTTGAAAAGGCAATAAAAAGATACAGTAATTAATGTTTAATTGGTAGCATCTAAACAAAACTTGACAAATTAGTAATTCATCAAAATTAATTATCTTTATGTATTCAACGTAGAACAAAGGTAACGCTCCCCAGTATATGTATGTATAAAGAAGAGAACCTCAGCTCTGTTATCATCACTTACAATCtaaatcactttgtaaactaaaaaaaaaaaaaaaatgaagctcGTCTTCTTACTCGCCCTCACAGTCGTTGCATCGTGTATGCATCTATCACTCCTTCCTTTTCTCTTAATAACCAGAAGTTTACACGTCGTTCATGatagtattttttaatatattttcaagaaaacatatataaatcatCATTGTTTTCAAACCATATTGAAATCATTGAAACATCATCTTTCTAATGAGTTGAGTTATtggtaatttattttgttacgCTATTGATATTGTTGTGTGTGTTGTTTGTGAAGGTTATGCGAGAGAAGTGCCGGATAAGTTCCCTCCAGGTGTGACTCCTGACACTCCTCCATTTAGTTATGTTACTCCTCCGCCACCACCACCGTCCAATGAAGAAACTAAATTCCCTCCAGGCGTGACTCCAGACACTCCTCCATTTAGTTATGTTACTCCGCCGCCACCACCGTCCAAGGAAGAAACTAAGTTCCCTCCAGGTGTGACTCCTGACACTCCCCCATTTAGGGGGcgattggttttcccgctaccacccgcaaacgcagcttttgcggttggtagcggttgtcggcggtttgcaacaatcactcaaatcgctctaaaccgtttcaaaccgcttcaaaccgctccgaatcttataaattcaaaagctggctccagctagcgtttgcggttgcgggcggttgcgggagggtaaaaaaaatttcttttttttaaaacaatatatatacaaaagtaaaaatatttaataaaaactttaaaattgaaattatgaaaatattaaaatatatctattatattttaattaatattataaaattttacaataaaaacaatttcaataaattttcaaaaattaaaattatagctttctaaatataaattttatatttaatataattttatgatttttgatattttttataattat comes from Brassica rapa cultivar Chiifu-401-42 chromosome A02, CAAS_Brap_v3.01, whole genome shotgun sequence and encodes:
- the LOC103855047 gene encoding gamma carbonic anhydrase-like 1, mitochondrial; translated protein: MATSIARFSRRALTPNPIRRFFATSAALATNTEAPKPKLTVSPSPDRAKWDYRGQRQIIPLGQWLPKVAVDAYVAPNVVLAGQVTVWDGSSVWNGAVLRGDLNKITLGFCANVQERCVVHAAWSSPTGLPAETLIDRYVTVGAYSLLRSCTIEPECIIGQHSILMEGSLVETRSILEAGSVVPPGRRIPSGELWGGNPARFIRTLTNEETLEISKLAVAINHLSGDYFSEFLPYSTVYLEVEKFKKSLGIAV
- the LOC103855048 gene encoding egg cell-secreted protein 1.4-like, encoding MESKSRAIASLVLVVVLSVAGLMTPPVVVAHEQPPQSPINIEKCWSSIFNVNGCVLELYRSVFSGKFGNVGVACCKAFSTIDANCWPHMFPLNPFFPPLIKDNCAHIVLE
- the LOC108870863 gene encoding uncharacterized protein LOC108870863 — its product is MGRKFIVSMIIAIILCATISVTQSEAQLQKPLTIPGFFAPGSPVDLIKCWSSLFSVEGCVLEISKSIFSGKFENVEAACCKAFSTLDANCWPHMFPLNPFFPPLLKDNCASIIPNFSAHN
- the LOC103855050 gene encoding extensin-1-like translates to MKLIFSVALGVIASCCAREMPNKFPQSCYKTPLPPPLMDEARELSTEEIMFPPSCYKTPPPPSPMDEARELSTEEIMFPPPCYKTIPPPPPVDEARELSTEEIMFPPLCYKTPPPPPPMDEARELSTEEIMFPPPCYKTPTPPPPMDEAREISTEEIMFPP
- the LOC103855116 gene encoding submaxillary gland androgen-regulated protein 3B-like isoform X2, yielding MKLVFLLALTVVASCYAREVPDKFPPGVTPDTPPFSYVTPPPPPPSNEETKFPPGVTPDTPPFSYVTPPPPPSKEETKFPPGS
- the LOC103855116 gene encoding formin-like protein 20 isoform X1, which encodes MKLVFLLALTVVASCYAREVPDKFPPGVTPDTPPFSYVTPPPPPPSNEETKFPPGVTPDTPPFSYVTPPPPPSKEETKFPPGVTPDTPPFRGRLVFPLPPANAAFAVGSGCRRFATITQIALNRFKPLQTAPNLINSKAGSS